Below is a genomic region from Bacillus mycoides.
CATCTGGAAAAATCGAGCACATTCATGGAATTGGCTACGCCGGAAATATGCCTGGGGTTTCTATCGCAACTCACAGTGGTATAAAAGTTTATCAAAATGGTAAATGGTTTGAAACTACGACTGAGCTACATGATTACATGGGATTTCAGGCAACAAAGAATGGATTCGTTGCCAGCGGTCATCCTGAACCAGGTGCAAATTTAAAAAATCCTTTAGGTTTAATGAAAAGTTCTGATGGCGGTAATACCCTCGAAAAGCTAGCGTTTTATGGAGAATCTGATTTTCATAACCTTGCTGTCGGATATAATACGGAAGCAATTTATTTATACAATGAGCGTCCAAATTCTAAATTACAACAAGGTTTTTATTTCAGTACGAACAACGGACAAGATTGGAAAAATAGTAAATTAAACGGTCTTTCAAGTACAATCCATTCCTTTTCAGCACATCCAGATCAATCTAGTGTAGTCGCGGTAAGTGCTAAAGACGGTGTATATTTGTCTACAGATTATGGAAATACATTTGAACTATTTTCTAAACCAGTTGAATCGACCGCAGTTACATTAAGTAATGAAGACATTATCTATGCCTCTATTAATAAGCAAACTGAGCAACTAATTACGAAGAAATCAATTGCTACAAATGAAGAAACAAACTTACAGATTCCATCTTTAGATTCTAAAGATACAATTATGTACATATCACAAAATCCTCAAAATTCAGCTGAAATAGTTTTTGCTACAATGAAAGCAAATGTCTTTCTTTCTATGGATGACGGTAAAACGTGGAAGCAGATTACTAAAAATGGAACATTACAATATAACTAGTTAGAAAGGTGAATATAACGTGTTTTCAACAGTTAGCGAGTGGAGTTATCAACTCATGTCTCCTTTAATGGATATCGCGAATGCTACGAAATCAATTCCTCTTTTATTTGCGTTTTTATTAGGCATTGTAGGTACCCTTTCTCCTTGCCAATTAACAGGAAACATTAGCGCTATTACACTTTATCCCGCATTAACGGGCAGTAAAACTCCCACCTCAAAATTCGGATAGTACAAAGAAGTTAGGTGGGATATCAACTGCCCGTAAATGCCCGATTGGTTCAACTAATAATCAGTGGGGGATGAACAACCCCCCCACTGATTAAAGTTTCACTTTATGGCAATCAATCTTTACAAAAGGGACATGTATGGAAACATATATTGTTATTTATTTTAGGAAAAATAATAGCTTTTACGACACTTGGACTATTAGTATGGTTCTTAAGAAAAGAGATTCAGCAAATATTAACTTTGTATTTCCCATGGTTACGAAAAATAATTGGACCTTTATTAATTTTAATGGGGCTAATGTTGGCAGGTATTATAAAAGGAAGAAGTTTCTTCTCGATCAAATTTATACGAAAACAAAATGAAGTTGGCTCATTTTTACTTGGATTCTCTTTTCCTTAGCCTTCTGTCCGACTATGTTCGTTCTATTTTTCGGAACGTTAATCCCTTTATCTTTCTCATCTAATTATGGATACTTGTTTCCGACATTCTTTTCGATAGGAACTGCTCTACCTATCGTTGTACTTATGTTCATCATCTCCTACCTTGGATTAAATGGGACTTTACTGAAAAAGAGCCGAAAAATAGGAAAAAACATTCAGCGTATAGCCGGTGTTCTCCTTATATTAATCGGGCTTTATGATACTGTCCTATATTGGTAATACACACAAAAGGTAAGCTTCAGTGAAATGAGCTTACCTTTTGTATCATTTTATTCATTTTTTCTTTTGTTGTAGTTGGCTTAGTAAATTCGTAACAAACGCCAGAAACAGTGCGTCATTTTCTTTTTTAGGTGACCATTGCATAATAAGTTGTCGTGGAATTTTAATTTCTATCGGTTGCACGATGAAGTCATGAATAATTTGTTTATGAAGTCCTGATAATGGAACGATTGTTATTCCTTTAACTTGTAAAGCCAGTGCTAACGCCGAACTAATTGTCTCTGATTCCATCACTTTATTAACTACTATTTCATTTTTCATCAAATATGGTTCAAGTACTTCTTTACAACCAGAGAGCGGCATTATAAAAGGATAATTTTTCAACTCTTTCATTGTAAGACCTGATGGAACTGACTTAGAAGAAACCATAACATACGGATCTTCACCAATTACATCATAATGAAATCCTGGTATTAAATTTTCTTTTATAGAAATAGAAAAATCTGCACTTCCAGAAGACAGCCAATCTAACACTTCTTGATAGCTTCCTTCTCGAACTGCAAGCACATACTGACTTTGATCAAAATTACCTAGTTCGATACACTCCGCCAAACAATATACAGTAACTGAAGGATATGTAGCTAATACAATCTTATACAAGTTATTATTTTTTAATTGTAAAGCTGTTTCTTCAAGGTTTTCATACTCCATTAGAAGTCGATCTACACAAACTAAAAATTCTTTTCCATTTTCAGTTAAAACAGTTCCTTGTCTAGAGCGATCAAATAATGTTATAGCATATCGTTTCTCTAATTTGTTTACGATATGAGTTATAGCCGGCTGTGTCATATGTAACTCCTTAGCTGCTAAACTAATGCTGTTCAAACGAGCCACGTATTTAAAAACTTTAAAATCAAAAACGTTCATTCTGTTCTCCTTATATAAAAGTTATTTATATCATCTATAAATAAGCTTCATTATATTTATCAATCCACTTCATATACACTAATTATACATCATCAATATTACGAAAAAATAAACATATAAACATTAGAGGAGTGTTGATTAAATGAGTACTTACGTTTTAGTACATGGAGCATGGCAAGGTGAATGGGCATGGGATTTAGTAAAACCTCAACTAGAGGCTTTCGGACATACAGTTATTACACTAGACTTACCTGGAAGTGGGAAAGATACAACTCCATCACAAAATATAACATTAGATTCCTATGTTAATGCAGTAACAACTATTATAAATCAACAAAATGAAAAAGTTATTCTTGTTGGACATAGTATGGGTGGAATTGTGATCACTCAAACCGCTGAGCTTATACCAAATAAAATCGATAAATTAGTATATCTTTGTGCATTCTTGCCACAAAATGGAGAAAGTCTTGGTAGTAAGTTAGACGGAGAAGCTGGCCCACAATTCTCTATAAATGAGAATGACATGACCGCAGAACTTATACCAGAGTTGATTGAACAAACATTTTTAAATGCTACAGAAGACGGTTCTATTAAAGGAGCATCTTTTAATCAAATGCGTCCTCAACCACTAGGACCGTTCCAAAAAGAGCTGAAAATATCAGAAGAGAACTTTGGAACTGTAAATCGTATTTATATCGAAACAACTCTAGATAGAGCAATTCCGATTGATTTTCAGCGCCGAATGAATACAGAAACTCCTTGTGTGAAAATCATTACTTTGGAAGCTGATCATTCTCCATTCTTTTCTAAAACAGCAGAACTTGTTAGTCACTTACATGAATTAAGCTAAACTTTATATTTTCCTTGTAGACACCCACTTACTGTAATACGGGTGTCTACTTTTCTTTTACCCTTCTTGACATATTCATATGAAAAAGTTAAAATAACTATAAATTAGTAAGTAACTAATTTAATTTAAAATAAGAGGTGAACAAAATGCAAAACATTTTATTCCGTATTAACGAATTATCAAAAAAAGAAAGAACCTTTGGATTAACAGTTGATGAAAAACAAGAACAACAAATGTTGCGTCAAAACTATACAAAAACATTTCGCGGGAGCTTAGATTCCATTTTATTAAACACAAAAATCGTTGATCAAAATGGTCTTAACGTTACACCAGTTGCATTACAAGATGCTCAAATACGTTTAAAATTAAGCAAATGAAATCAAAGCTAAAAAAACAATCTTATAAAACATAAAAAGAGCTGAAATTCCTATATAGAAATTCCAGCTCTTTTTATTGTCTTTTCTAATTTAGTAAACGAGCGATACATCGCAATTCTCCACGATACAATCATCGCAAAAGCGAGTAAGAAAAACATTCCACTTAATTGGGTTAAATCAATCGACTGACTTAAATATGATTTTAATGCTACCCGGACAGCTAATAAACCAACTAAAATAAATATGAACGCTTTTGATGGTTTCATATATATGTCTTCGCCTCTTATTTCGAACTTAGATGTTTTAATAAGAAATATAGAGAAAATAAGTCCTACGCTAATTGCCTCTACTATTTCTAAAGACGTTAATCGAAACTCTGGTAAGAAGTACATCATTGCACCAGTGCTCATAAAAATTGGCGGTAATATAATTTTCTTTTTCGTTACCGGTTTTTTCGCTGACTTAAAGCGAAGAAACATAACTCCAACGGCCATACAAACCGCTACTATACTTGATAAAAGTGCTAAACTCATACTCTCCACTCCTATCTATTTAAAAGATTTTTTGAGCAAAATCATAAACCAAACGAGCCCAACACTTATAATGACATGACCTAATCCAGCCATATGGCTTAAACCATTAAAGTCAGTTCCATTTACTTGTAGAATACCTCTAAATACCATTGTAGCAATAGTAAAAATTAATCCTACATTATAAACAACAAACCACGCACGAAAACTTTTTGTTTCACGGACATTAAATACTTTAAATAGAGCTAAAGCGACCAAAAAGAATACAAAGCCGAGCACTAATACGTGCGTATGCACTAATTGCAACATAGTGGATCCTTTAATGCCTTGCGCTTTCGTATACTCTCTTGCAAATACACCTGATAATAAACCAATAATTAAGTAAATGAATGCTGCATTATATAATTTCTTCATCATATTCCTCCTGCTGTAGAACGACAATTTATATCGTCACTTTCCATATTCACTGCAATCATTTTACGCAAAGTTTATGAACGGAATATGAACAGATTATTACATTCTATTATTGAAAATAAAAAAGGCCATTCCACAACTATTAATTGTGGAATGGCCTTTTAACTTATTTTAAATCTTCAATTGAAAAGGCACCAGGCAGTAACTGCTCTACAGTCACTTCTTTTTCATCGCCTTTTACATTTGTTAGTAAAACTGGCATTTTCGGATCACAAAATTCAGCAATAACTTGTCTACAAGCACCACATGGTGAAATAGGTCCGTCAGTTTCTCCTGTAATGACTAAGTAACTAAAGTCGCGCTCACCTTCTGATACTGCTTTAAATATTGCTGTTCTTTCTGCACAGTTACATAAACCGTAAGAAGCGTTTTCTATATTACAACCAGTATAGATTTTACCTTCTTTTGTAACTAGCGCTGCACCAACAGGAAATTTAGAATACGGAATATACGCTTTCGATAACATCTTATTTGCTTCTTCGATATATTTTTTCTTATCCATATTATTTCCTCCTCAAAGTAAATGTAATTATGATTAGTCAGTAATAACTGTATGAACTAATTTAGGAGCCACTGCTGTTTCAGCGATAGAAATGTTCTCATAGATTTTTGCTTTTACATCTTCTACATTTTCGCGATTTGCATAAATCGTTACGAACGGCTCGCCTTCTTTTACTGCATCGCCAACTTTTTTACGTAACATTAATCCTACCGCTAAATCGATTTCATCTTCTTTTGTCGCACGACCTGCACCTAATAACATAGCTGCGATACCGATTTCATCTGCAACAATGTTTGAAATCACACCTGAAGTTTTTGCAGGTACATCAATTACATACTTCGCCTGTGGCATTTTTTCTGGATTATCTACAATTGAGCTGTCTCCGCCTTGGTTGCTTAAGAACTCTTTAAACTTCTCAGTTGCTTTTCCATTTTTCATCACTTCAATTAGCATTTCACGAGCTTCTTCTAATGTATTTGCTTTTTTCGCAAGTACGACCATTTGGCTTCCTAATACAAGTACTAATTCTGTTAAATCTTCTGGACCTTCGCCTTTTAAAGTATCAATTGCTTCCTTCACTTCTAGAGCGTTACCA
It encodes:
- a CDS encoding F510_1955 family glycosylhydrolase gives rise to the protein MKHYVATGLAITSLLIITGCSSNAETAPAKKETVQSQPKNKETATTIPQNFYKEITSGKIEHIHGIGYAGNMPGVSIATHSGIKVYQNGKWFETTTELHDYMGFQATKNGFVASGHPEPGANLKNPLGLMKSSDGGNTLEKLAFYGESDFHNLAVGYNTEAIYLYNERPNSKLQQGFYFSTNNGQDWKNSKLNGLSSTIHSFSAHPDQSSVVAVSAKDGVYLSTDYGNTFELFSKPVESTAVTLSNEDIIYASINKQTEQLITKKSIATNEETNLQIPSLDSKDTIMYISQNPQNSAEIVFATMKANVFLSMDDGKTWKQITKNGTLQYN
- a CDS encoding LysR family transcriptional regulator, whose protein sequence is MNVFDFKVFKYVARLNSISLAAKELHMTQPAITHIVNKLEKRYAITLFDRSRQGTVLTENGKEFLVCVDRLLMEYENLEETALQLKNNNLYKIVLATYPSVTVYCLAECIELGNFDQSQYVLAVREGSYQEVLDWLSSGSADFSISIKENLIPGFHYDVIGEDPYVMVSSKSVPSGLTMKELKNYPFIMPLSGCKEVLEPYLMKNEIVVNKVMESETISSALALALQVKGITIVPLSGLHKQIIHDFIVQPIEIKIPRQLIMQWSPKKENDALFLAFVTNLLSQLQQKKK
- a CDS encoding alpha/beta fold hydrolase; protein product: MSTYVLVHGAWQGEWAWDLVKPQLEAFGHTVITLDLPGSGKDTTPSQNITLDSYVNAVTTIINQQNEKVILVGHSMGGIVITQTAELIPNKIDKLVYLCAFLPQNGESLGSKLDGEAGPQFSINENDMTAELIPELIEQTFLNATEDGSIKGASFNQMRPQPLGPFQKELKISEENFGTVNRIYIETTLDRAIPIDFQRRMNTETPCVKIITLEADHSPFFSKTAELVSHLHELS
- a CDS encoding DUF896 domain-containing protein, which translates into the protein MQNILFRINELSKKERTFGLTVDEKQEQQMLRQNYTKTFRGSLDSILLNTKIVDQNGLNVTPVALQDAQIRLKLSK
- a CDS encoding CcdC family protein yields the protein MSLALLSSIVAVCMAVGVMFLRFKSAKKPVTKKKIILPPIFMSTGAMMYFLPEFRLTSLEIVEAISVGLIFSIFLIKTSKFEIRGEDIYMKPSKAFIFILVGLLAVRVALKSYLSQSIDLTQLSGMFFLLAFAMIVSWRIAMYRSFTKLEKTIKRAGISI
- a CDS encoding DUF2871 domain-containing protein → MKKLYNAAFIYLIIGLLSGVFAREYTKAQGIKGSTMLQLVHTHVLVLGFVFFLVALALFKVFNVRETKSFRAWFVVYNVGLIFTIATMVFRGILQVNGTDFNGLSHMAGLGHVIISVGLVWFMILLKKSFK
- a CDS encoding cytidine deaminase — translated: MDKKKYIEEANKMLSKAYIPYSKFPVGAALVTKEGKIYTGCNIENASYGLCNCAERTAIFKAVSEGERDFSYLVITGETDGPISPCGACRQVIAEFCDPKMPVLLTNVKGDEKEVTVEQLLPGAFSIEDLK